The following are encoded in a window of Corynebacterium argentoratense DSM 44202 genomic DNA:
- a CDS encoding VG15 protein, which translates to MAEDKYSLQRENEVMPRWIRAHVESILDEHGLDGVSSLWPIAVDLHRVISDNRKFSREVHIRQMEKNLSADIAANYTIQLARPRKYRLKATVDMLLDALGVKHINAWTPEEIENLDDKAAKTYLEKLSIHTVDISNPEQRKAVVDKITAGAVTHAKAAGRQVVHDTANLNMVRDRQTGKIVSQPDFDSAPGLTNEQTRRMYKVTEEDFDSFAGQDGGVVLGWARVLVGEDNCAFCAMLASRGPVYKRETVVKSKDGRRYHRHCDCKAVLVVKGKPWEGEQEYKRLKELWDRSNKEQPGTYVDGRNGEEKTEDQIKHFMRLVSEENREQRRQELWEAASKDLKKEIKRLNDTSKREYDDWVKEKLEEAEESIAAATTDEERAAARFIPRAFVPPWDIDIPEERPAGTQHWGGDYAIRYRLDVMPEENIRFEQSTVKQLEQLGYVDEVLSGLEALDDYSQRLAERKKEKQITKQAFDKWKTYEEPLVAELFRQGAREIKVLTESSNLSPEQKQRVAREIGSEVSPDLIVDAVVVELKFTTSARGRKVANLVQELTQQSAVGFVYAPNLTSSGYYELIKELRNLSGRTPRKLLRAQILTSFGILNIY; encoded by the coding sequence ATGGCCGAGGACAAGTACAGCCTGCAGCGTGAAAACGAGGTCATGCCCCGCTGGATCCGCGCTCACGTGGAATCGATTCTCGATGAGCATGGACTAGATGGTGTGTCTTCTCTATGGCCGATAGCAGTCGACTTGCACCGGGTCATTAGCGACAACCGCAAGTTCTCCCGTGAGGTCCACATCCGACAGATGGAAAAGAACCTAAGCGCGGATATCGCAGCCAATTACACGATCCAGTTAGCGCGCCCACGTAAGTACCGACTGAAAGCCACCGTGGACATGCTGCTCGACGCACTAGGCGTCAAGCACATCAACGCCTGGACGCCAGAGGAGATTGAGAACCTCGACGACAAAGCAGCCAAGACCTACCTGGAGAAGCTGAGCATCCACACAGTGGACATCAGCAATCCAGAGCAACGCAAAGCCGTGGTAGACAAGATCACCGCTGGGGCCGTCACCCATGCAAAAGCAGCCGGTAGACAGGTAGTGCACGACACGGCCAACCTCAACATGGTGAGAGACAGACAGACAGGCAAGATCGTCTCACAACCCGATTTCGATTCCGCGCCGGGTTTGACCAATGAGCAGACCCGACGCATGTACAAGGTCACCGAGGAAGACTTCGACTCCTTTGCAGGACAGGATGGGGGAGTGGTCCTTGGTTGGGCGCGGGTGCTAGTCGGCGAAGATAACTGCGCGTTCTGCGCGATGCTGGCATCTCGTGGGCCGGTGTACAAGCGAGAGACAGTAGTGAAGTCGAAGGATGGTCGCCGCTATCACCGGCACTGCGACTGCAAGGCCGTGCTTGTTGTGAAGGGGAAGCCGTGGGAAGGCGAGCAAGAATACAAGCGACTGAAGGAACTCTGGGATCGGAGCAATAAGGAACAACCCGGCACCTATGTTGACGGTCGTAATGGTGAGGAAAAGACGGAAGACCAGATTAAGCACTTCATGCGCTTGGTTAGTGAGGAGAATAGGGAGCAACGTCGACAGGAGCTGTGGGAAGCAGCATCCAAAGATTTAAAGAAGGAAATCAAACGCCTAAACGATACCTCTAAGCGAGAGTATGACGACTGGGTAAAAGAAAAGCTTGAAGAAGCAGAAGAATCGATTGCCGCAGCGACAACCGACGAGGAGCGTGCAGCAGCTCGGTTTATTCCACGAGCATTTGTACCGCCGTGGGACATCGATATCCCCGAAGAGAGGCCAGCTGGTACTCAGCATTGGGGTGGTGATTACGCTATTCGCTACCGGCTCGATGTTATGCCGGAGGAGAACATCCGGTTCGAGCAGTCGACCGTCAAGCAGCTAGAGCAACTGGGCTACGTGGATGAGGTTTTGAGCGGGCTAGAGGCGTTGGATGATTATTCGCAGCGCCTTGCTGAGCGCAAGAAGGAGAAACAGATCACCAAGCAGGCCTTCGATAAATGGAAAACCTATGAGGAACCCTTGGTGGCTGAGCTGTTTCGACAAGGTGCACGTGAGATCAAGGTACTGACAGAGAGCAGCAACCTGTCACCAGAGCAAAAACAACGAGTGGCCAGGGAAATAGGCTCTGAGGTTTCTCCGGATCTGATCGTGGATGCTGTAGTAGTCGAGCTGAAGTTCACGACCAGTGCCAGAGGGCGGAAAGTTGCTAACCTTGTGCAAGAGCTGACCCAGCAGTCAGCAGTTGGCTTTGTTTATGCGCCGAACCTGACGTCGAGTGGCTACTATGAGCTGATAAAGGAACTCCGGAACTTGTCTGGGAGAACGCCACGCAAATTGCTGCGCGCGCAAATACTGACGTCCTTCGGTATACTGAATATCTACTGA
- a CDS encoding recombinase family protein, whose amino-acid sequence MDQDKRYISDPETAPIVTQIFHDYASGVSMQKICNQLNAQGIRTTRGYRFTPKNLNKMLKNRAYIGEYAYGGHVHEDGMPRLVDDLTFNEVQRRFAINNRRGAKTKAELAAQGENAPDYWLTGRAYCLTCGGPMEGVSGTSKTGTTYRYYYCLNQRKKKCSAKTVRKDEIEIRIEEIVASFRADPEMLASLAVDLADHYQQTHGRGDDILKALEARRADVEKKLANFVKAISQGIFNETTAEAMRSQEEQKHELDAAIQAEHVKATLYEDKASIGAFYKRFAEATIDTPETRDQLFEYFVDKVFIGREQIIIASYFHDSAAPIEFEDLEEALTSGHRAGEVRTYARKRVFDTFPSGGAAEGSTPTRYELV is encoded by the coding sequence GTGGACCAGGACAAGCGCTACATCTCGGACCCGGAGACGGCTCCCATCGTCACGCAGATCTTCCACGATTACGCCTCGGGCGTGTCTATGCAGAAAATCTGTAACCAGCTGAACGCCCAGGGAATCCGTACAACGCGCGGATACAGGTTCACGCCGAAGAATCTCAACAAGATGCTCAAGAATCGCGCCTACATTGGTGAGTACGCCTATGGAGGGCACGTCCATGAGGACGGGATGCCTCGCCTCGTTGATGACCTCACGTTTAATGAAGTCCAACGCCGGTTCGCAATCAACAATCGTCGCGGGGCGAAAACCAAAGCAGAGCTCGCTGCTCAAGGCGAGAACGCACCCGACTACTGGCTCACAGGCAGGGCGTACTGCCTCACCTGTGGCGGGCCGATGGAGGGTGTCTCGGGCACCTCGAAGACCGGCACGACCTACAGGTACTACTACTGCCTCAATCAGCGCAAAAAGAAGTGCTCAGCCAAGACCGTTCGCAAGGATGAAATCGAGATACGGATTGAGGAGATCGTCGCCTCTTTCCGCGCAGACCCTGAGATGCTGGCCTCGCTCGCTGTTGATCTAGCCGATCATTACCAGCAGACCCACGGGCGTGGAGATGACATCCTCAAGGCATTGGAAGCTCGGCGCGCAGACGTGGAAAAGAAGCTCGCAAACTTCGTCAAGGCCATCTCCCAAGGCATCTTCAACGAGACCACCGCCGAAGCCATGCGCTCCCAGGAAGAGCAAAAGCATGAGCTTGACGCAGCGATCCAGGCCGAGCATGTGAAGGCCACGCTCTACGAGGACAAAGCCTCTATCGGCGCGTTCTACAAGCGCTTCGCCGAGGCCACCATTGACACACCCGAGACCCGCGACCAGCTCTTCGAGTACTTCGTAGACAAGGTATTCATCGGGCGCGAGCAGATCATCATCGCGTCCTATTTCCATGACAGTGCAGCGCCCATCGAGTTCGAGGACCTAGAAGAAGCGCTCACCAGCGGACACAGAGCGGGGGAAGTGCGAACCTACGCTCGAAAGCGAGTGTTCGACACTTTCCCCTCAGGTGGAGCTGCTGAGGGTTCAACCCCTACACGTTACGAACTGGTCTAA
- a CDS encoding recombinase family protein translates to MRWRARPSRGAGCGHRAASSLSGGDSGRRKTGTNADRPGYQLMLRELPKIKPAYVAVWKNDRLARDRAELLLVKQAIRSVGARVHYIEGISPTYSPDSVLMEGVADAFAEYYSLQLSANIRRGQRITPSEHSPTATRSSVSLWTRTSATSRTRRRLPSSRRSSTITPRACLCRKSVTS, encoded by the coding sequence ATGAGGTGGAGGGCACGGCCCTCACGCGGGGCAGGGTGTGGTCACCGAGCAGCCTCCTCACTGTCGGGAGGGGACAGCGGGAGACGGAAAACCGGCACCAACGCTGACAGGCCGGGCTATCAGTTGATGCTCCGCGAGCTACCCAAGATCAAGCCTGCCTACGTCGCGGTGTGGAAGAACGACCGCCTTGCTCGCGACCGCGCCGAGCTGCTCCTCGTCAAGCAGGCGATCCGCTCCGTCGGAGCGCGTGTCCACTACATCGAAGGGATCTCCCCCACCTACTCGCCCGATTCTGTGCTTATGGAAGGGGTCGCAGATGCGTTCGCCGAGTACTACTCACTCCAGCTCTCAGCCAACATCCGACGAGGCCAGCGTATAACGCCGAGCGAGCACTCTCCAACGGCCACAAGATCTTCGGTTTCACTGTGGACCAGGACAAGCGCTACATCTCGGACCCGGAGACGGCTCCCATCGTCACGCAGATCTTCCACGATTACGCCTCGGGCGTGTCTATGCAGAAAATCTGTAACCAGCTGA
- a CDS encoding heavy-metal-associated domain-containing protein yields the protein MITSPPRLLPMASHGCSCCGPASRADTVSIPAASDSSAGGSSPSYQVTGLTCGHCAKSVTQALQALPQVDDVQVDLAAGGVSTVTVTGDVPPEMVRRAIEATGYTVLS from the coding sequence ATGATCACCTCCCCGCCCCGCCTCTTGCCGATGGCCTCCCACGGTTGCAGCTGTTGCGGACCTGCCTCACGTGCCGACACCGTCTCCATCCCTGCCGCCAGCGACTCGTCAGCAGGAGGGTCCTCCCCTAGCTACCAGGTCACTGGCCTGACCTGCGGGCACTGCGCGAAAAGCGTGACCCAGGCCCTTCAGGCCCTCCCCCAGGTCGACGACGTCCAGGTTGATCTCGCTGCTGGTGGTGTTTCCACCGTCACGGTCACCGGTGACGTACCTCCGGAGATGGTTCGCCGGGCTATCGAGGCTACCGGCTACACCGTCTTATCCTGA
- a CDS encoding copper-translocating P-type ATPase, which produces MFRERFWWSLILSIPVVIFSPMVAHLLGYHLPAFPGSTWIPPVLGTIIFVYGGTPFLKGGWNELKSRQPGMMLLIAMAITVAFVASWVTTLGLGGFDLDFWWELSLLVTIMLLGHWLEMRALGAASSALDALAALLPDEAEKVIDGTTRTVAISELVVDDVVLVRAGARVPADGTIVEGAAEFDEAMITGESRPVFRDTGDKVVAGTVATDNTVRIRVEATGGDTALAGIQRMVADAQESSSRAQALADRAAALLFWFALISALITAVVWTIIGSPDDAVVRTVTVLVIACPHALGLAIPLVIAISSERAAKSGVLIKDRMALERMRTIDVVLFDKTGTLTEGAHAVTGVAAAVGVTEGELLALAAAAEADSEHPVARAIVAAAAAHPEASRRQIRATGFSAASGRGVRATVDGAEILVGGPNMLREFNLTTPAELTDTTSAWTGRGAGVLHIVRDGQIIGAVAVEDKIRPESRAAVKALQDRGVKVAMITGDAQQVAHAVGQDLGIDEVFAEVLPQDKDTKVTQLQERGLSVAMVGDGVNDAPALTRAEVGIAIGAGTDVAMESAGVVLASDDPRAVLSMIELSQASYRKMIQNLIWASGYNILAVPLAAGVLASIGFVLSPAVGAILMSASTIVVALNAQLLRRIDLDPARLAPTSPKEEHTTPTPPSTAVH; this is translated from the coding sequence ATGTTTCGGGAACGCTTCTGGTGGTCGCTGATTCTGTCCATTCCCGTCGTTATTTTCAGCCCCATGGTCGCCCACCTGCTCGGCTACCACCTCCCGGCATTCCCCGGATCCACCTGGATCCCCCCGGTGCTGGGCACGATCATCTTCGTCTACGGCGGAACGCCTTTCCTCAAGGGCGGATGGAACGAACTGAAATCCCGCCAACCCGGGATGATGCTCCTGATCGCCATGGCCATCACCGTGGCGTTTGTCGCCTCCTGGGTCACCACTCTGGGGCTGGGCGGTTTTGACCTGGACTTCTGGTGGGAGCTGTCCCTGCTGGTGACCATCATGCTGCTGGGCCACTGGCTGGAGATGCGTGCTCTCGGGGCCGCGTCCTCCGCGCTTGACGCGCTGGCTGCCCTGCTGCCGGATGAGGCCGAGAAAGTCATCGACGGGACCACCCGCACCGTGGCCATCTCCGAGCTGGTCGTCGACGACGTCGTGCTGGTGAGGGCCGGTGCCCGGGTGCCGGCCGACGGAACCATCGTTGAGGGAGCCGCCGAATTCGATGAGGCGATGATCACCGGTGAATCCCGTCCTGTCTTCCGCGACACCGGTGACAAGGTGGTCGCCGGTACCGTGGCCACCGACAACACCGTCCGCATCCGGGTGGAGGCTACCGGCGGGGACACCGCCCTGGCCGGGATCCAACGCATGGTTGCCGACGCCCAGGAGTCCTCCTCCCGGGCCCAGGCCCTGGCGGATCGGGCGGCGGCGTTGTTGTTCTGGTTCGCGCTGATCTCCGCTCTGATCACCGCGGTGGTGTGGACCATTATCGGCAGCCCGGACGATGCCGTGGTGCGCACGGTCACGGTGCTGGTCATCGCCTGTCCGCACGCCCTGGGCCTGGCGATTCCGCTGGTCATTGCGATCTCCAGCGAGCGGGCCGCGAAATCCGGGGTGCTTATCAAGGACCGGATGGCGCTCGAGCGGATGCGCACCATCGACGTGGTGCTCTTCGACAAAACCGGCACCCTGACCGAGGGGGCGCACGCGGTCACCGGTGTCGCGGCAGCTGTCGGCGTCACCGAGGGCGAGCTGCTGGCCCTGGCCGCCGCCGCGGAGGCCGACAGCGAGCACCCCGTGGCCCGCGCCATCGTGGCGGCCGCGGCCGCCCATCCCGAGGCCTCCCGTCGGCAAATCCGTGCAACTGGTTTCAGCGCCGCCTCCGGCCGGGGGGTCCGGGCCACTGTCGATGGCGCTGAGATCCTCGTGGGCGGGCCGAACATGCTGCGCGAGTTCAACCTCACCACCCCGGCCGAGCTCACCGACACCACCAGCGCCTGGACCGGGCGTGGGGCCGGTGTGCTCCATATTGTCCGCGACGGTCAGATTATCGGTGCGGTGGCCGTCGAGGACAAGATCCGCCCCGAATCCCGCGCCGCTGTGAAAGCCCTGCAGGACCGCGGGGTAAAGGTCGCGATGATCACCGGTGACGCGCAGCAGGTGGCCCATGCGGTTGGCCAGGACCTGGGGATTGATGAGGTCTTCGCCGAGGTCCTGCCCCAGGACAAGGACACCAAGGTCACCCAGTTACAGGAGCGTGGCCTGAGCGTGGCCATGGTCGGCGACGGTGTCAACGACGCCCCCGCTCTGACCCGCGCCGAGGTCGGTATCGCCATCGGGGCCGGCACGGATGTGGCCATGGAATCCGCCGGAGTGGTCCTGGCCAGTGATGACCCGCGTGCAGTGCTGTCGATGATTGAGCTCTCGCAGGCCAGCTACCGCAAGATGATCCAGAACCTCATCTGGGCCTCTGGCTACAACATCCTCGCCGTGCCGCTGGCCGCCGGCGTGCTCGCCTCGATCGGGTTCGTGCTGTCCCCGGCCGTGGGCGCGATCTTGATGTCTGCCTCGACCATCGTGGTGGCGCTTAACGCTCAGCTGCTGCGCCGGATTGATCTGGACCCGGCCCGCCTGGCTCCCACCAGTCCGAAGGAGGAACACACCACGCCTACTCCGCCATCCACCGCAGTCCACTGA
- a CDS encoding DUF305 domain-containing protein, with amino-acid sequence MMIPHHQQVVEMSEVLLAKEGIPAQVVEFAQGVIVNCAPKLGRVQW; translated from the coding sequence ATGATGATCCCCCATCACCAGCAGGTCGTGGAGATGAGTGAGGTGCTCCTGGCCAAGGAGGGTATCCCCGCCCAGGTCGTGGAGTTTGCCCAGGGGGTTATTGTGAACTGCGCCCCGAAACTTGGACGCGTTCAATGGTAG
- a CDS encoding alpha-hydroxy-acid oxidizing protein, protein MENKRDKAHELVRRAQDSGYDTLMVTVDTAVAGSRHRDMRNGMTFPPKLTWKSFADASYKFEWWSNFLTTEPLAVTNFGEGSQSFQEIGTMFDPTLNFADLATYITHWNTVRRQVKLKGLTPAQYRDQALQEAA, encoded by the coding sequence GTGGAAAACAAGCGCGACAAAGCACACGAATTAGTCAGACGTGCCCAGGACAGTGGCTACGACACCCTCATGGTCACGGTCGACACCGCCGTCGCCGGCTCACGCCACCGCGACATGCGCAACGGCATGACCTTTCCGCCCAAACTAACCTGGAAAAGCTTCGCCGACGCCTCCTACAAATTCGAATGGTGGAGCAACTTCCTCACCACCGAACCCCTCGCTGTCACCAACTTTGGAGAAGGAAGCCAATCATTCCAGGAAATCGGCACCATGTTCGACCCCACCCTCAACTTCGCCGACCTCGCCACCTACATCACACACTGGAACACAGTAAGACGCCAAGTAAAGCTCAAGGGCCTGACCCCGGCACAATACCGGGACCAGGCCCTACAGGAAGCCGCATAA
- a CDS encoding alpha-hydroxy acid oxidase, with the protein MAKRRTPKGPFDYVDGGAEREISIARSREVFDNLAFRPGVLRDVENVNLSTTLCGTESAMPLAIAPTRFTRMMHTEGECAGAIAAQHAGIPFSLSTMATTSIEEVAAAAPNGRRWFQLYLWKTSATKHTN; encoded by the coding sequence ATAGCCAAACGCCGCACCCCCAAAGGCCCCTTCGACTACGTCGACGGCGGCGCTGAACGCGAAATCTCCATAGCGCGCTCCCGCGAAGTATTCGACAACCTCGCCTTCCGACCCGGAGTCCTCCGCGACGTCGAAAACGTCAACCTCAGCACCACCCTCTGCGGCACAGAATCCGCCATGCCACTAGCCATCGCGCCTACCAGATTCACCCGCATGATGCACACCGAAGGTGAATGCGCCGGCGCCATCGCGGCACAACACGCAGGCATCCCCTTTAGCCTATCCACCATGGCGACCACCTCCATCGAGGAGGTCGCCGCCGCTGCCCCGAACGGCCGCCGCTGGTTTCAGCTCTACCTGTGGAAAACAAGCGCGACAAAGCACACGAATTAG
- a CDS encoding nucleobase:cation symporter-2 family protein — protein sequence MNSSIAPNTATIQATSSTAVHPVDQIPPMKRLVPLAFQHVLAMYAGAVAVPLVLGGAMIQAGQMKPSDLPYLITADLLVAGIATFLQCVGFLCLGARLPIVQGCTFTAVPPMIIIGTNYGPAAIYGSVLACGLFMFLMAPIFARILWMFPPLVTGSFITCVGLSLIPVAATNIAGGHAEDAGSITNVSLGIFTLIVVLLVERFAHVAIARASVLIGLAVGTIAAAFFGKVDLSGVSDERWIGVATPFHFGTPEFPISAVIALILVGLVTLVEATGDFLAAGEIVGKNATPRQIADGLRADGLSTMLGGVFNTFPYTAFAQNIGLLAMSRVRSRYVVAGAGVILIVLGLIPKLGAIIAAIPTPVLGGATGALFGMIAASGIRTLTKVHMNEKSVLIIAVSLTMGLLPVMDNSLFSQFPTWFGTVFNSGITTAAFTAITLNLLFFGTKRVPENGGTAEETPTTDANIYKTGTDTSISAQEH from the coding sequence GTGAATTCTTCCATCGCACCAAACACGGCCACCATCCAGGCCACAAGCAGTACAGCCGTCCACCCGGTCGATCAAATCCCACCGATGAAGCGGCTTGTCCCCCTAGCGTTTCAACACGTGCTCGCCATGTACGCAGGGGCAGTCGCCGTCCCGCTCGTCCTCGGCGGCGCAATGATTCAGGCAGGTCAGATGAAACCATCTGACCTGCCTTATTTGATTACGGCAGACCTCCTCGTCGCAGGCATCGCAACCTTCCTCCAGTGCGTCGGCTTCCTCTGTCTCGGCGCCCGCCTGCCCATCGTCCAAGGCTGCACCTTTACCGCCGTGCCTCCGATGATCATCATCGGCACCAACTACGGCCCCGCAGCGATCTACGGCTCTGTCCTCGCCTGTGGCCTATTCATGTTCCTCATGGCACCCATATTCGCCCGCATCCTATGGATGTTCCCACCACTAGTCACAGGATCATTCATCACCTGCGTCGGCCTCTCCCTCATCCCCGTGGCCGCCACCAACATCGCCGGTGGTCACGCCGAAGACGCCGGCAGCATCACCAACGTCAGCCTCGGCATCTTCACCCTCATCGTTGTCCTACTTGTCGAACGCTTCGCCCACGTCGCCATCGCCCGCGCATCCGTCCTCATCGGCCTCGCAGTTGGTACCATCGCCGCCGCATTCTTCGGCAAAGTCGACCTCTCCGGAGTATCCGACGAACGATGGATCGGCGTAGCCACCCCGTTCCACTTCGGAACCCCCGAATTCCCTATCTCCGCAGTCATCGCACTCATCCTCGTCGGCCTCGTCACACTCGTCGAAGCCACCGGTGACTTCCTCGCCGCCGGCGAAATCGTCGGCAAGAACGCCACCCCTCGACAAATCGCCGACGGCCTACGCGCCGACGGACTCTCCACCATGCTCGGCGGCGTATTCAACACATTCCCCTATACCGCATTCGCCCAGAACATCGGCCTGCTAGCCATGAGCCGCGTGCGCTCACGCTACGTCGTCGCCGGAGCCGGCGTCATCCTCATCGTTCTCGGCCTCATCCCCAAACTCGGCGCCATCATCGCCGCCATCCCCACCCCCGTGCTTGGCGGCGCAACCGGCGCACTATTCGGAATGATCGCGGCGTCAGGAATTAGAACACTGACCAAAGTGCACATGAACGAAAAGTCTGTGCTGATCATCGCAGTCTCCCTGACCATGGGCCTGCTGCCCGTCATGGACAACAGCTTGTTCTCGCAATTCCCCACATGGTTCGGCACCGTGTTCAACTCCGGCATCACCACCGCGGCATTCACCGCCATCACCCTCAACCTGCTGTTCTTCGGAACCAAACGCGTTCCCGAAAACGGCGGCACCGCCGAAGAAACCCCCACCACGGACGCCAACATCTACAAAACCGGCACCGACACCTCAATCAGCGCACAAGAACACTAA
- a CDS encoding Dyp-type peroxidase, with protein MSTDNTNALQIHTHQAGITALGTTDHAFIELNLVDNSAEAARTAVTALADAINLPTTVGANVVVGVRPSLWAQVANPNDVPEGVHDFNAPIRGEDGYQMPATQKDAWIWVASASRSQTFNVAQHITKQLADNWKLSSETTGWVYEFNRDLTGFEDGTENPGALEAPGIVAIPNGQPGAGSSVLLYQLWNHRANNWYGLSTEDQEDIIGRTKADSVELDDETKPDSSHVARTVVEVDGEELDVYRRNCAYGDVRRHGTAFVGFSFDQWRLEEMLRQMAGVNGPRDMLTRFTDAISGAWYVCPSTQALASMLPEDEEED; from the coding sequence ATGAGCACCGACAACACCAACGCACTCCAAATTCACACCCACCAAGCCGGCATCACAGCACTCGGCACCACCGACCATGCCTTCATCGAACTGAACCTGGTCGACAACAGTGCTGAAGCTGCACGCACAGCCGTCACAGCACTCGCTGATGCCATCAACCTTCCCACCACAGTCGGCGCAAACGTCGTCGTCGGCGTACGCCCCAGCCTCTGGGCACAAGTCGCCAACCCCAACGACGTCCCCGAAGGCGTACACGACTTCAACGCCCCCATCCGAGGCGAAGACGGCTACCAAATGCCCGCCACCCAAAAAGATGCCTGGATCTGGGTCGCATCCGCATCCCGCAGCCAAACCTTCAACGTCGCCCAACACATCACCAAACAACTCGCCGACAATTGGAAACTCAGCAGCGAAACCACCGGCTGGGTCTACGAATTCAACCGCGACCTCACCGGCTTCGAAGACGGCACCGAAAACCCGGGCGCACTCGAAGCCCCCGGTATCGTCGCAATCCCCAATGGTCAACCCGGCGCAGGATCCTCCGTACTCCTCTACCAACTGTGGAACCACCGCGCGAACAACTGGTACGGCCTCAGCACCGAAGATCAAGAAGACATCATCGGCCGCACCAAAGCCGACAGCGTAGAACTCGACGACGAAACCAAACCGGACTCCTCCCACGTCGCCCGCACCGTCGTCGAAGTAGATGGCGAAGAACTCGACGTCTACCGACGCAACTGCGCATACGGAGACGTACGACGCCATGGAACCGCATTTGTCGGATTCAGCTTCGACCAATGGCGCCTAGAAGAAATGCTCCGTCAAATGGCCGGAGTCAACGGGCCCCGCGACATGCTCACCCGCTTCACCGACGCCATCTCCGGGGCTTGGTACGTCTGTCCCTCCACCCAGGCACTGGCCAGCATGCTCCCCGAAGACGAGGAAGAAGACTAG
- a CDS encoding TetR/AcrR family transcriptional regulator, which translates to MPSRSEDRSSMDFRDDVASAGVSTWVSAERDGFESSFPIGVFPQLKGVIELNTDPVSLSILNAARELVIENGLSKTRMTSIAKLAGVSRPTLYSRYSNVRDVTTTLLTHEVVNVLMLVDSLPRNVDEVASYLTECTDAVRTSDLMRSIVRNDSDLLNSYVFDRLGHSQRILQQYLALIIGHVQAVDEGGSVAMRSGDPRVIATVLMNIAQSFSFSYGVLHDSFGSVDTWREELNALVKGYLRA; encoded by the coding sequence ATGCCTTCACGTTCCGAGGACCGTTCCTCTATGGATTTCCGTGATGACGTCGCGTCGGCTGGGGTTTCGACGTGGGTTTCGGCTGAGCGTGATGGCTTTGAGTCTTCTTTTCCGATCGGTGTTTTCCCGCAGTTGAAGGGGGTTATTGAGCTCAATACTGATCCCGTCTCTTTGTCTATTTTGAATGCTGCGCGGGAGTTAGTGATTGAAAATGGGCTTAGTAAGACCCGCATGACGTCTATTGCGAAGCTGGCGGGGGTTAGTAGGCCGACGTTGTATTCGCGTTATTCCAATGTGCGAGATGTGACGACGACATTGTTGACGCATGAGGTCGTTAACGTTTTGATGTTGGTGGATAGTTTGCCGCGCAATGTTGATGAGGTCGCTTCGTATTTGACGGAGTGTACGGATGCAGTCCGTACAAGTGATTTGATGCGCTCTATTGTGCGTAACGACTCGGATTTGCTTAATAGTTATGTGTTTGACCGTCTGGGGCATTCTCAGCGAATTTTGCAGCAGTATCTTGCTCTGATTATCGGTCATGTTCAGGCGGTTGATGAGGGCGGCAGTGTCGCGATGCGTTCCGGTGATCCTCGGGTCATCGCAACCGTGCTGATGAATATCGCTCAGTCTTTTTCTTTCTCTTATGGTGTTCTCCATGACTCGTTTGGTTCTGTGGATACCTGGCGAGAGGAACTTAACGCCTTGGTGAAGGGCTATTTGCGGGCTTAA